A region of Tolypothrix sp. NIES-4075 DNA encodes the following proteins:
- a CDS encoding cytochrome P450: MKLPNGPQTPALVQMLQWVFTPMSFMESCAKRYGDIFTLNLNVPAVFVSNPQALQQMLTSDTKEFEAPSDWNTVFEPLLGKHSVITVSGEVHRRQRQLLMPPFHGDRMRTYGQAINNITEQIISQWQIDKPFTVRLAMQTITMRTIMQVVFGLYDSPRAQELEKILCQMLEDGGSVWRAVELYFPAIQKDWGPRSSWGRFLRRRQRLHELINEEIEERRLQADSSRTDILSLLMAARDEAGEPMTNEELRDELITMLFAGHETTATALTWALYWIHKLPDVRQKLLQELDSLGENPDSSIIFKLPYLNAVYSETLRIYPVGMLNFPRVVRTPLSLCGHQLEPGTVVLGSIYLTHQREDLYPQPRQFKPERFLERQFSAYEYLPFGGGARRCIGMAFAQFEMKVVLAKILSNLDLALVDNRDVKPKRRGLVTGPDRPIQMVVKGKRQVKYPALTSISG; encoded by the coding sequence ATGAAATTACCAAATGGTCCGCAAACCCCAGCGCTGGTACAGATGCTTCAATGGGTTTTCACTCCCATGTCATTTATGGAAAGCTGTGCCAAGCGCTATGGTGACATCTTTACCTTGAATTTAAATGTTCCTGCGGTATTCGTTAGCAACCCTCAAGCGCTACAGCAGATGTTAACCAGCGATACCAAGGAATTTGAAGCCCCCAGCGATTGGAATACGGTTTTTGAACCTCTGCTAGGAAAGCATTCTGTCATCACCGTCAGCGGTGAAGTGCATCGGCGTCAGCGCCAATTATTAATGCCTCCTTTTCATGGTGACAGGATGCGAACCTATGGTCAAGCGATTAATAATATTACAGAGCAAATCATCAGTCAGTGGCAAATAGACAAACCTTTCACTGTCAGGTTGGCAATGCAAACCATTACCATGCGGACAATTATGCAAGTCGTATTTGGTCTGTATGACAGTCCTCGCGCTCAAGAACTAGAGAAAATTTTGTGTCAGATGCTGGAGGATGGAGGTTCTGTTTGGAGGGCTGTTGAGCTTTATTTCCCTGCCATACAAAAAGATTGGGGTCCGCGAAGTTCTTGGGGAAGATTTCTCCGTCGTCGTCAACGACTTCACGAACTCATCAACGAGGAAATTGAAGAACGTCGTCTTCAAGCAGATTCATCTCGTACAGATATCCTCAGTTTGCTGATGGCAGCGCGGGATGAAGCCGGTGAACCGATGACCAATGAAGAGTTGCGTGATGAATTGATCACAATGTTGTTTGCAGGTCACGAAACTACAGCTACTGCGCTAACTTGGGCATTGTACTGGATTCACAAGCTACCAGATGTACGGCAAAAGTTGCTGCAAGAACTAGATAGTTTGGGCGAAAATCCAGATTCTAGTATCATTTTCAAATTGCCTTATCTGAATGCAGTTTACAGCGAAACTTTGCGAATTTATCCTGTGGGAATGCTCAACTTTCCCCGCGTTGTGAGAACACCTTTATCGCTGTGCGGTCATCAACTCGAACCGGGTACAGTGGTGCTTGGCTCGATTTATTTGACGCACCAGCGGGAAGATTTATATCCACAACCCAGGCAGTTTAAGCCTGAGCGCTTTTTGGAAAGACAATTTTCGGCGTATGAATATCTGCCTTTTGGGGGTGGTGCTAGGCGCTGTATTGGTATGGCTTTTGCCCAGTTTGAAATGAAGGTGGTATTGGCGAAGATTCTTTCTAATTTGGATTTGGCGCTGGTGGATAATCGTGATGTGAAACCTAAGCGCCGTGGTTTGGTGACTGGACCCGATCGCCCGATTCAAATGGTTGTTAAGGGCAAGCGTCAGGTTAAATATCCCGCTTTGACATCTATCTCTGGTTGA
- a CDS encoding cytochrome P450, with the protein MTSLLQTLQLIANPTRFLDGCAVKYGDVFSVRVLGINSPPVVFFSHPDAISECFAISAKELDFQKATHVFKPLFGEKSIVLQETRSHNRQRQLLMPPFHGDRLKSYGELICQITEDVIKSWQVGTVISMQKVMPDITLQIILQVVFGISPGVRYQELKEQLTSLLEDVTKPLYSSLFFFPPLQKNLGAWSPWGNYLRRREEIDKLIYAEISERRLENDASRTDILSLLMSARDENGQQMTDEELRDQLVSLLLLGYETTAAVLAWVFYLIHAHPEVKDKLMQELDVSDTANPEVLAQLPYLTAVCQETLRIFPIALICTPRMVKDKVEIAGKKYTFGTILVPCIYLAHRRSEIYPEPEKFQPERFLNSKFSAYEYLPFGGGYRGCIGAAFSMYEMKLIVATILSNFQLALSDNRPVHPTRRGITIVPSGGVPMVIKNKVETFHWNVCTRS; encoded by the coding sequence ATGACGTCTTTGTTACAAACGTTGCAATTAATTGCTAATCCGACGCGGTTTTTGGATGGGTGTGCTGTAAAATATGGGGATGTTTTTAGTGTCAGGGTTTTGGGGATAAATTCGCCGCCGGTGGTGTTTTTTAGTCATCCGGATGCAATTTCTGAATGTTTTGCGATATCGGCGAAGGAGTTGGATTTTCAGAAAGCGACTCATGTTTTTAAGCCGCTGTTTGGGGAGAAGTCGATTGTTTTACAGGAGACGCGATCGCATAATCGACAAAGACAATTATTGATGCCGCCTTTTCATGGCGATCGCCTAAAATCTTACGGTGAATTAATTTGTCAAATTACTGAAGATGTAATTAAAAGTTGGCAAGTCGGTACAGTAATATCTATGCAGAAAGTTATGCCAGATATTACTTTACAAATTATCTTACAAGTCGTATTTGGTATTAGTCCGGGTGTACGTTACCAAGAATTAAAAGAACAACTAACTTCTTTATTAGAAGATGTCACCAAACCTTTGTATTCCAGTTTATTTTTCTTTCCGCCGTTGCAAAAGAATTTAGGTGCGTGGAGTCCTTGGGGAAATTATCTCAGAAGACGAGAAGAAATAGACAAACTCATATATGCAGAAATTTCTGAAAGACGCTTAGAAAATGATGCTTCGCGTACAGATATTCTTAGTTTGCTAATGTCAGCGCGTGACGAAAACGGACAACAAATGACAGATGAAGAATTACGCGATCAATTAGTTTCGCTATTGTTATTAGGTTATGAAACTACAGCAGCGGTGTTGGCTTGGGTATTTTATTTAATTCACGCGCATCCAGAAGTAAAAGATAAGTTAATGCAGGAATTAGATGTAAGTGATACAGCAAATCCTGAAGTTTTAGCACAGTTACCCTACCTCACTGCTGTTTGCCAAGAAACACTGCGAATTTTCCCTATCGCGTTAATCTGTACACCGCGAATGGTAAAAGATAAAGTGGAAATTGCCGGGAAAAAATATACATTTGGGACAATTTTAGTACCCTGCATTTATTTAGCACATCGCCGCAGCGAAATTTATCCAGAACCAGAGAAATTTCAACCAGAAAGATTTCTCAACTCTAAATTTTCCGCTTATGAATATCTACCTTTTGGCGGTGGTTATCGCGGTTGCATAGGTGCAGCATTTTCCATGTATGAAATGAAGTTAATAGTAGCTACAATATTGTCAAATTTTCAGCTAGCACTTAGCGATAATCGTCCGGTACATCCAACACGCCGAGGTATTACCATTGTCCCTAGTGGTGGTGTACCAATGGTTATTAAAAATAAGGTAGAGACGTTCCACTGGAACGTCTGTACGAGGAGTTAA
- a CDS encoding LmeA family phospholipid-binding protein, whose translation MQDEQRLEEQAVNKVAEMQMSSQLDQAEKINVDVQTDLWKLIQGQADGVSFSGKGLVVQKDIRLEELVLQTDKVDINLFSALFGEVELNQPVKTIARVVLKEADINRAMTSNYIRSKMPTFDLNVDGEIVSLKPQQIQIFLPEDGKIKFNGTVSIREKNNTNQLSFTALIRPRTQTQPIILESFNCNEGNGISLEIVTALIQKVKELVNLPYIQYDGMAFQIKKMEVQKESIKTLVEAYIKQIPTM comes from the coding sequence ATGCAGGACGAGCAACGCTTGGAAGAGCAAGCGGTTAACAAAGTAGCAGAAATGCAGATGTCTAGCCAATTGGATCAAGCAGAAAAAATAAACGTTGATGTACAAACCGATCTGTGGAAACTAATTCAAGGACAAGCGGATGGAGTTTCTTTTTCAGGTAAAGGACTCGTGGTGCAAAAAGACATCCGCTTAGAAGAATTAGTACTGCAAACGGATAAAGTTGATATTAATCTCTTCAGCGCTCTTTTTGGCGAAGTTGAACTGAATCAACCAGTAAAAACTATAGCTCGCGTTGTATTAAAAGAAGCAGATATTAACCGCGCTATGACATCAAACTACATTCGCAGCAAAATGCCAACTTTTGATTTGAATGTAGATGGTGAAATTGTCAGTTTGAAGCCGCAACAAATTCAAATATTTTTACCTGAAGACGGCAAAATTAAATTTAATGGAACGGTATCAATACGCGAAAAAAATAATACTAACCAGTTAAGTTTCACGGCGTTGATTCGTCCCCGCACGCAGACGCAACCAATAATACTGGAAAGTTTCAATTGTAATGAAGGAAATGGCATTTCACTGGAAATAGTTACGGCATTAATCCAGAAAGTAAAAGAACTTGTGAACTTACCATATATTCAATATGATGGTATGGCGTTCCAAATTAAAAAAATGGAAGTGCAAAAGGAAAGCATAAAGACTTTGGTAGAAGCTTATATCAAGCAAATACCGACAATGTGA
- the crtO gene encoding beta-carotene ketolase CrtO: MESYDVVIIGAGHNGLVCAAYLLKAGYSVLLLEKRSVPGGAATTEECIPEAPGFKFNLCAIDHEFIHLGPVVQELELEKYGLEYLECDPVTFCPHPDGKYFLGHKSLEKTCAEIARYSERDAKKYAEYTKYWQHALGAMIPMFNAPPKSVLDILGNYDIAKIKDLFSVIGSPSKTLDFVRTMLTSAEDILNEWFDEEFLKAPLARLAAELGAPPSQKTIAIGAIMMAMRHDPGMARPRGGTGALVQALVNLVTSKGGVILTDQHVDKVMIDDKKAVGVRVAGGKEYRAKYGVISNIDAKRLFLQMTEKSDIDAVDPDLWERLERRIVNNNETILKIDLALDEPLRFEHHEHKDEYLIGSILIADSVAHVEQAHSKCTLGEIPDSDPSMYVVMPSALDPSLAPPGKHTVWIEFFAPYQIAGAEGTGLKGTGWTDELKNKVADRVVDKLAQYSPNVKNSIIARRVESPAELGERLGAYKGNYYHIDMTLDQMIFFRPLPEIANYKTPIDNLFLTGAGTHPGGSISGMPGRNCARVFLQAKHPITQTLKDARDSILSTFKIN, encoded by the coding sequence ATGGAAAGCTATGATGTAGTTATTATCGGCGCAGGACATAATGGGCTGGTTTGTGCAGCTTATCTGTTAAAAGCTGGTTATAGCGTATTGCTACTAGAAAAGCGTTCTGTTCCTGGTGGTGCAGCGACAACTGAAGAATGTATACCAGAAGCACCGGGTTTTAAATTTAATCTTTGCGCGATCGACCACGAATTTATTCACCTAGGACCAGTTGTTCAAGAATTAGAATTAGAAAAATATGGCTTGGAATATTTAGAATGCGATCCAGTTACATTTTGTCCCCATCCTGATGGAAAGTATTTTTTAGGGCATAAGTCTTTAGAAAAGACTTGTGCAGAAATTGCCCGTTATAGCGAAAGAGATGCCAAAAAATATGCAGAATATACAAAATACTGGCAGCACGCGCTAGGGGCAATGATTCCCATGTTCAATGCACCACCAAAGTCAGTTTTAGATATTTTGGGCAACTATGACATCGCAAAGATAAAAGATTTATTTTCCGTCATTGGTTCCCCATCGAAAACGCTGGACTTTGTTCGCACCATGCTAACCAGCGCTGAGGATATCCTCAACGAGTGGTTTGATGAAGAATTTCTCAAAGCACCCCTAGCAAGACTTGCAGCCGAACTCGGTGCCCCACCATCACAAAAAACGATCGCCATTGGTGCAATTATGATGGCAATGCGTCACGACCCAGGTATGGCTAGACCTCGCGGTGGTACTGGTGCATTGGTGCAAGCTTTGGTTAATTTAGTTACTAGCAAAGGCGGTGTTATCCTCACAGATCAGCACGTTGACAAAGTGATGATTGATGATAAAAAAGCTGTCGGTGTGCGGGTTGCTGGTGGTAAAGAATATCGCGCTAAATACGGCGTAATTTCTAACATTGATGCCAAACGCTTATTTTTGCAAATGACTGAGAAAAGCGATATTGATGCAGTCGATCCAGATTTATGGGAAAGATTAGAACGTCGCATCGTTAACAACAACGAAACTATCTTGAAGATAGATTTGGCTTTAGATGAACCGCTACGTTTTGAACACCACGAACACAAAGATGAATATTTGATTGGTTCTATCTTAATTGCTGATTCCGTTGCTCACGTTGAACAAGCTCATAGTAAATGTACCTTGGGAGAGATTCCCGATTCTGACCCATCAATGTATGTAGTGATGCCTAGCGCGTTAGATCCATCATTAGCACCACCGGGCAAACATACAGTCTGGATTGAGTTTTTCGCTCCCTATCAAATCGCCGGCGCAGAAGGCACAGGTTTGAAAGGTACGGGTTGGACAGATGAATTGAAAAACAAAGTTGCAGACAGGGTAGTTGACAAATTGGCGCAGTATTCACCTAATGTGAAAAATTCAATTATCGCCCGTCGCGTCGAAAGTCCAGCAGAATTGGGAGAAAGATTAGGTGCGTACAAAGGGAATTATTACCACATTGATATGACCCTAGATCAGATGATATTTTTCCGTCCTTTGCCAGAAATAGCGAATTACAAAACGCCAATTGATAATCTATTTTTGACTGGTGCGGGAACTCATCCAGGTGGTTCTATTTCCGGGATGCCAGGACGCAATTGTGCGCGGGTATTCTTGCAGGCAAAGCATCCAATTACTCAAACTTTGAAGGATGCGCGAGACTCGATTCTGTCAACGTTTAAGATTAATTAG
- a CDS encoding element excision factor XisH family protein produces MPSRDIYHNTVKNALLKDGWTITHDPLRLEWGKKDLYVDLGAEQLIAAENAERKIAVEIKSFVGRSDIDDARKSTGTVHSLL; encoded by the coding sequence ATGCCTTCACGCGATATTTACCACAACACTGTCAAAAATGCCCTACTCAAGGATGGATGGACGATTACTCACGATCCTCTAAGACTTGAGTGGGGCAAAAAAGATTTATATGTTGATTTGGGTGCAGAGCAACTCATCGCTGCCGAAAACGCAGAACGAAAGATAGCTGTCGAAATCAAAAGTTTTGTTGGTCGTTCTGATATCGATGACGCACGAAAAAGCACTGGGACAGTACATTCTTTATTATGA
- a CDS encoding element excision factor XisH family protein has product MTHEKALGQYILYYDILSEREPERVLYVAIRNAVYTDLFEEPIGKLLLNKGRVKLIVFDPHTEVILKWIP; this is encoded by the coding sequence ATGACGCACGAAAAAGCACTGGGACAGTACATTCTTTATTATGATATTCTTTCAGAACGAGAGCCAGAAAGAGTTTTATACGTTGCTATCCGTAATGCAGTTTACACCGATCTGTTTGAAGAACCGATTGGTAAACTATTATTAAATAAAGGTCGTGTCAAGTTAATTGTATTTGACCCTCATACAGAGGTTATTCTCAAATGGATACCCTAG
- a CDS encoding XisI protein — MDTLESYRQIIEKILSEYAAIPYAYGDIKSEVVFDSTNNRYLLVNVGWDGERRVHGCIVHIDIINGKIWIQRDGTEHGIADDLTGAGIPKDQIILGFREPELRQYTGYAVA, encoded by the coding sequence ATGGATACCCTAGAAAGTTATCGGCAAATTATCGAGAAGATTCTTTCCGAGTATGCTGCTATTCCCTATGCATACGGTGACATAAAAAGCGAAGTTGTTTTTGATAGTACAAATAACCGTTATTTACTGGTAAATGTAGGATGGGATGGAGAACGCAGGGTTCATGGTTGTATAGTTCATATCGACATAATCAATGGCAAAATCTGGATTCAGCGTGATGGAACTGAACATGGTATAGCCGATGACTTGACAGGAGCCGGAATTCCTAAAGACCAGATTATATTAGGTTTTAGAGAACCTGAACTTAGGCAGTATACAGGATACGCTGTGGCATAA
- a CDS encoding Hsp70 family protein has protein sequence MEILETIGFDLGHGETAVAKAILESIEPPEMLEINNKKNQITALAWHPKLGYLVGEQALIQAGVTSLKISFKQKPNNDPKYRETITTFLATYYHLLKESRQIEGGESNYFYVGCPSGWSVSEREEYQNLLQSAGIPHLNVVPESRAAFMQAKEAGKLEYDKLKSSVLIVDIGSSTTDFTLVKSLHEVPIDFGSNALGASLIDKAIFARTVAKHEQSSLLEKVFAQYPHHQARCELACRKAKEDYFSNEQLYSDPESFARGFESINEQIYFIPQVNKLIMEEILNQPLPQLREKSWIQSFKEAVSEAKEKLEKQDIVPKLVLMTGGASRMKFTHQICQEMFSEPETLLRPDPEPERCIALGLARVGRWDLRATAFKQEVNKLFDGNLLKNLIEKHIPELIQSLTKPLADDLIENAVKQNLKDWQKNRIRTLADLETSMKSRAEQWLISDSVQQIINNQCTSWFNNKIQPDLAAETDPICRKYQIPRSSLRFEDSIDPTFVNPELRIGDAILADTVAFIVNVVIGGGTIASIITLILTGHLTLPIALVYGASVMAAGMELNRKSVKEAIKTNVDVPSWMRSTFLSDKKIDDMCVSIKPELEKVLREQLTANQEAFDQLIDKVGQGLQKALSTKVEEAIILIQ, from the coding sequence ATGGAAATTTTAGAAACAATTGGTTTTGATTTGGGACACGGTGAAACAGCTGTAGCTAAAGCTATATTGGAGAGCATCGAACCCCCAGAGATGCTTGAGATTAATAATAAGAAGAACCAAATTACCGCTCTTGCTTGGCATCCCAAACTCGGTTATCTTGTCGGAGAACAAGCATTAATCCAAGCTGGTGTTACAAGCTTGAAAATTTCTTTTAAACAAAAACCAAACAACGATCCAAAGTATCGGGAAACAATCACCACTTTTCTGGCAACCTACTACCATCTTTTGAAAGAAAGCAGACAAATTGAAGGTGGAGAAAGTAACTATTTTTACGTTGGTTGCCCTTCCGGATGGTCTGTTAGCGAACGAGAAGAATACCAAAATCTACTTCAATCAGCTGGCATTCCTCATCTGAATGTTGTACCCGAATCGCGGGCTGCTTTCATGCAAGCCAAGGAAGCCGGTAAGCTGGAGTATGACAAACTCAAATCATCAGTTTTAATTGTCGATATTGGTTCTTCGACCACAGATTTTACCCTGGTTAAGAGCTTACACGAAGTCCCGATAGATTTCGGAAGTAACGCTCTGGGAGCATCTTTAATTGACAAGGCTATTTTTGCCCGCACTGTTGCCAAACACGAGCAATCATCCTTACTCGAAAAAGTATTTGCCCAATATCCACATCACCAAGCTCGTTGTGAACTTGCTTGCCGCAAAGCTAAGGAAGATTACTTTTCTAATGAACAGTTATACAGCGACCCTGAATCTTTTGCCCGTGGCTTCGAGTCTATTAACGAACAAATTTATTTTATTCCCCAAGTTAATAAATTGATTATGGAGGAAATATTGAACCAACCTTTACCCCAACTAAGGGAAAAAAGTTGGATTCAATCGTTCAAAGAAGCTGTCAGCGAGGCAAAAGAAAAGCTGGAAAAACAAGACATCGTGCCGAAACTTGTGCTGATGACTGGGGGTGCATCCCGCATGAAGTTTACGCACCAAATTTGTCAAGAAATGTTTTCTGAACCAGAAACGCTTCTTCGACCCGATCCGGAACCAGAACGTTGTATTGCGCTGGGTTTAGCGCGAGTAGGACGATGGGATCTGCGTGCCACTGCTTTCAAACAAGAAGTCAACAAATTGTTTGACGGAAACTTACTCAAAAATCTGATTGAGAAACATATCCCGGAGTTAATTCAATCGTTAACTAAGCCGTTAGCAGATGATTTGATTGAAAACGCAGTTAAACAAAATTTAAAAGACTGGCAGAAAAACAGAATACGGACCTTAGCCGATTTGGAAACATCTATGAAGAGTCGGGCAGAGCAGTGGTTAATAAGCGATTCGGTTCAGCAAATAATTAACAATCAATGCACTTCTTGGTTTAACAATAAAATCCAACCCGACTTAGCCGCAGAAACCGACCCAATATGTCGAAAGTATCAGATACCTAGAAGCAGTTTAAGATTTGAAGATAGCATCGATCCAACTTTTGTTAACCCAGAATTACGAATTGGAGATGCTATCCTTGCCGACACAGTAGCGTTTATCGTCAATGTAGTAATTGGTGGAGGCACTATCGCTAGCATCATCACTCTGATACTAACCGGACACTTGACTTTGCCTATTGCGCTGGTGTATGGAGCTTCAGTGATGGCAGCAGGAATGGAGCTAAATCGCAAAAGTGTCAAAGAGGCAATTAAGACAAATGTTGATGTCCCCAGTTGGATGCGTTCTACTTTTTTGAGTGACAAGAAAATTGACGATATGTGCGTTTCAATAAAGCCTGAATTAGAGAAGGTTCTTCGAGAACAACTGACAGCGAATCAAGAGGCTTTTGACCAACTAATTGATAAAGTTGGGCAAGGATTGCAAAAAGCTCTTTCCACGAAAGTTGAAGAGGCAATTATTCTAATTCAATAG